In Palaemon carinicauda isolate YSFRI2023 chromosome 38, ASM3689809v2, whole genome shotgun sequence, a single window of DNA contains:
- the LOC137630177 gene encoding cuticle protein 19-like has protein sequence MSAKLFVIAALVAVASAAPSPDSPPSYGPPPPSYKEPGMPYDFAYAVKDDYSGNDFAHNENSDGQVTSGSYRVLLPDGRTQIVTFTADHHNGYVAEVAYEGEASYPPPAKPSYGPPPPAYA, from the exons ATGTCTGCTAAG CTTTTCGTCATCGCCGCCCTTGTGGCCGTGGCTTCTGCCGCCCCTTCTCCTGACTCCCCACCCTCCTACGGACCCCCTCCCCCATCCTACAAGGAACCAGGCATGCCCTACGACTTCGCttacgccgtcaaggacgactacaGCGGCAACGACTTCGCTCACAACGAGAACAGCGACGGTCAGGTCACCTCCGGGTCGTACCGCGTCCTCCTTCCCGACGGTCGTACTCAAATCGTCACCTTCACCGCCGATCACCACAACGGATACGTCGCCGAAGTCGCTTACGAAGGAGAGGCATCCTACCCTCCCCCAGCTAAGCCCTCATATGGACCACCCCCTCCAGCATATGCTTAA
- the LOC137630178 gene encoding cuticle protein 19-like, protein MSAKLFVIAALVAVACSAPAPDSPPSYGAPPPSYKEPGMPFDFAYAVKDDYSGNDFAHNENSDGHVTSGSYRVLLPDGRTQIVTFTADHDNGYIADVAYEGEASYPPPAKPAYGPPPPAYA, encoded by the exons ATGTCTGCTAag ctCTTTGTCATCGCCGCCCTTGTGGCCGTAGCTTGCTCCGCTCCAGCTCCCGACTCCCCTCCATCATATGGGGCCCCTCCCCCATCCTACAAGGAACCAGGTATGCCCTTCGATTTCGCctacgccgtcaaggacgactacaGCGGCAACGACTTCGCTCACAACGAGAACAGCGACGGCCATGTCACCTCCGGGTCGTACCGCGTCCTCCTCCCTGACGGTCGTACTCAGATCGTCACCTTCACCGCCGACCACGACAACGGCTACATCGCCGACGTAGCCTACGAAGGAGAAGCCTCCTACCCTCCTCCTGCTAAGCCCGCTTACGGTCCACCCCCACCAGCTTACGCCTAA